Proteins from a single region of Chrysemys picta bellii isolate R12L10 chromosome 9, ASM1138683v2, whole genome shotgun sequence:
- the LOC101934470 gene encoding rho-related GTP-binding protein RhoG-like, which yields MQTIKCVVVGDGAVGKTCLLISYTTNAFPEEYIPTVFDNYSAQMTVDGRTVSLNLWDTAGQEEYDRLRTLSYPQTNVFVICFSIGSPSSYANVRHKWHPEVSHHCPNVPILLVGTKRDLRSDVETVKKLKEQSLAPTTPQQGTSLAKQIGAVKYLECSALNQEGVREVFAEAVRAVLYPVTKKNTKKCVLL from the coding sequence ATGCAGACAATAAAGTGCGTAGTTGTTGGAGATGGTGCAGTGGGAAAGACCTGTCTTCTCATCAGCTACACCACCAATGCCTTTCCAGAGGAGTACATACCCACTGTGTTTGACAACTATAGTGCCCAGATGACTGTGGATGGCCGGACAGTTAGTCTAAATCTCTGGGACACTGCAGGCCAGGAGGAATATGACCGTCTGCGTACACTCTCATACCCTCAAACCAATGTATTTGTCATCTGTTTTTCCATTGGAAGTCCCTCCTCTTATGCAAATGTTCGGCACAAATGGCACCCTGAAGTCTCTCACCACTGTCCTAATGTTCCAATCCTTTTAGTTGGCACCAAAAGGGACTTACGAAGTGATGTGGAAACAGTTAAAAAGCTGAAGGAGCAAAGCTTGGCTCCCACTACCCCACAACAGGGAACTTCACTGGCCAAACAGATTGGAGCAGTAAAATATTTGGAATGCTCAGCTCTGAACCAGGAAGGGGTTCGAGAGGTGTTTGCTGAAGCTGTGCGTGCAGTTTTATATCCAGTgacaaagaaaaacacaaaaaagtGTGTCCTGTTGTAG